A genomic stretch from Candidatus Vicinibacter proximus includes:
- the nuoH gene encoding NADH-quinone oxidoreductase subunit NuoH has translation MRMSLVIFKLIFIAVVFGLSLFIAMYSTYAERKVAAFLQDRLGPNRAGPFGLLQPLADGVKLFFKEEFIPLKADKWLFLMGPGFFMLTALMTSVVIPFGPDITIDGQTYALQGTDLNVGLLYIFGVVSLGVYGILIGGWASNNKFSLLGAIRAASQNISYELAMGLSIIALVMTSSSLSLRSIVDQQAGWHWNVLYQPLGFLIFIICAFAETNRAPFDLPECETELVGGYHTEFSSMKLGFYLFAEYTNMFISSAILATLYFGGYHFPFESHFDPGILKTLLSVAVLFGKIFFFIFLFMWIRWTLPRFRYDQLMNLGWKALIPLAVINIVLTGAIMLLK, from the coding sequence ATCAGAATGAGCCTAGTAATTTTTAAACTGATCTTCATTGCCGTTGTATTTGGGCTGTCGCTTTTTATTGCGATGTATTCTACTTATGCAGAGCGCAAGGTGGCGGCTTTTCTGCAGGATAGATTAGGCCCAAATCGTGCGGGACCTTTTGGACTTTTGCAACCATTGGCAGATGGGGTAAAATTATTTTTCAAGGAAGAGTTTATTCCATTAAAAGCAGACAAATGGTTGTTTCTGATGGGACCCGGTTTTTTTATGCTGACAGCCCTGATGACCAGTGTCGTGATTCCATTTGGACCAGATATAACTATAGACGGACAGACCTATGCCTTACAAGGCACAGATTTGAATGTGGGCTTATTGTATATTTTTGGGGTGGTTTCACTGGGTGTTTATGGCATTTTGATTGGAGGATGGGCCTCGAACAATAAATTTTCGCTTTTGGGGGCCATCCGGGCTGCATCACAGAACATCAGTTATGAATTGGCAATGGGATTGTCGATCATTGCGTTGGTGATGACCTCTTCCAGTCTTTCATTGCGCTCGATTGTAGATCAGCAAGCAGGATGGCATTGGAATGTATTGTACCAGCCATTGGGATTTTTAATATTCATCATTTGTGCATTTGCAGAAACCAATCGTGCACCATTCGATCTTCCTGAATGTGAGACAGAATTGGTGGGTGGATATCATACCGAATTTTCTTCCATGAAGCTCGGTTTTTATTTATTTGCAGAGTACACCAATATGTTTATTTCGAGTGCGATACTTGCTACATTATATTTTGGGGGATATCATTTTCCATTTGAATCGCACTTTGATCCGGGGATATTGAAGACATTACTTTCTGTAGCAGTTTTGTTTGGAAAAATTTTCTTTTTTATTTTTCTTTTTATGTGGATCAGGTGGACGCTTCCACGATTCCGATATGATCAATTGATGAATCTTGGGTGGAAGGCACTTATTCCACTTGCCGTAATAAATATAGTTTTAACAGGAGCTATAATGCTTTTA